The segment GGTTTGTGACTGCGCTATAGCTCACCTGTACATATATAAAGGCTGGCGTGCAGTGACGAAACTATAGCTCACCTGTATATATACAGAGATTAGGGACTAGGGTTTGTGACTGAGCTATAGCTCGCCTGTATATATACAGAGATCAGTGACTGAGCTACAACTCAAAAGTGACTGGGGATCAGTGactgagctatatatatatatgtatatatatatatgtacatacacacatactgtatacaaagagatGAGTGACTCGGGACTAGTGACTGAGCTACTGTATAGCTCTCTGGTATAAATGAAGGGATAAGTGACTGGGAGTAGAGAATGAACACTATCacctgtatatactatatacagagACCTGTGGTGAGTAGAGACTGAGCTATAGCTCACCTATATATTTATAGCAAGTAGTGATTAATACAAGAAAATGAGCAGTCTCTCACCTGTATATATACAGAGACCAGTGACTGGGGACTAGTGACTGAGCTATagctcacctatatatatatacatacaaagacCAGTGATTGGGAAGCAGTGACTGCTGTATAGCTTACCCGTGTATATACAGAGACCAGTGACTGGGGATCAGTGCCTGAGCTATATCTCACCTGTATATATTCAGAGATAAGTGACTAGGGACTAGTGACTGAGCTATAGCTCTCCGGTATAATTAAAGAGAAAAGTGACTGGGAATAGTGAATGAGCACTCTCACCTGAAGAGTAGAGATTGAGCTATAGCTCACCTGTATATTTACAGAAATTAGTGATTGAGAACCAGAGAATGAGCATTCtctcacctgtatgtatatatacatatatatatatatatatatatatatatacccacatacatacatacatacatacatacatacatatacagagacCAGTGACTAGGAGCATAAAATGTCTTTCATCTGCTTATGTACAGAAAGTGGATGGCTTTAGAATTTttaaatgtataatatatacaaaAAACCAAGCTGTAACCCCAAATCCCCCCTACCCCATTAGTGGTTCATTTGACCTTAGAGTCGCATTTAAAAGGCCAATCATATTTCATTCATAGCTACATACATTCACCATTTTTAAATTCCCCCCCACTTTCAGTCATCAGGTGAGCACACAACGTGGAGTTGGTCTGGACTTCCTACACTGCCCGTACTAGAGCTCCCATCTCCCAAGTCTCGTGGTCCACATGGTAATAGACTTAGCTCTGAAGAAGCCACAGGGCTGGCATGATGCCTTATAGATGACCCATCTTCCTCTAGAGCCAGAAAGACTTCAGAAAGGCACGAATTCTCCCGCACAAGCTCATCCTGACGTCGCTCAAGGTCAGAAAGTTTTTTCAGATACCCACCCAAGTCCTCCCTTAAAACTTTAGCTGCATGATAACCAAATAGTTGCCATTCACTAGCTAACTTTTTGCTTTTCAATCTGTCATCGTCCAAAAAGCAGCAGAGATCTTTCAGCTCTCTGTTTTCCTCCTGAAGACGATGGTTGACTTGTTTTAACTCCCGAATCTCTGTCAGGT is part of the Pseudophryne corroboree isolate aPseCor3 chromosome 11, aPseCor3.hap2, whole genome shotgun sequence genome and harbors:
- the CCDC85B gene encoding coiled-coil domain-containing protein 85B, which encodes MNEECGLLGRDLSKVTDEEMLSHSKEELVRKLREEEAEKMAALIQRGRLIKEVNRQLQGHLTEIRELKQVNHRLQEENRELKDLCCFLDDDRLKSKKLASEWQLFGYHAAKVLREDLGGYLKKLSDLERRQDELVRENSCLSEVFLALEEDGSSIRHHASPVASSELSLLPCGPRDLGDGSSSTGSVGSPDQLHVVCSPDD